Proteins encoded within one genomic window of Megalopta genalis isolate 19385.01 chromosome 10, iyMegGena1_principal, whole genome shotgun sequence:
- the LOC117220050 gene encoding sodium channel protein Nach, which translates to MKYNYKPTAKDYLRSLRRRIKESLLENSLHGVKYVMDIKRPKWERISWFILIMLSFVAIAVTIFVVWMKFQTEPTITGLDLETDIKINFPKIFICFDWHQLNYTHIQQNERHVYEQVYNWTWEDYIDEYEPVYEKKVFLNVFRRMAPKCGNVIFNCKYKGVKQSCYSLFSHIVVAVGVCCKLNTVEPLAYSDANRDLEFETTSSYYPWRLYFQANTDISPKREERPLVKAYFPITLEFHIDLTFTTPDIRYLTLRQRNCTYKQKGDSLDNCMMYHVKDQLLSRCNCVPWFLAFMEERRICPLSKYHCLSNFTVNPNDMNCWLLCDHTSYGVDAILKSSTNTNRIVLKFWPRTFMKVEMRFGYLDLLVSFGGIASLFLGYSLLASVEIGYYATLRSYCGAVIHISRQQYNITTIHVTQKVPNKLILRQQYHDYIE; encoded by the exons ATGAAGTATAATTACAAACCTACCGCTAAGGACTATCTTAGAAGTCTAAGACGTCGAATAAAAGAATCTCTCTTGGAGAATAGTTTACACGGTGTAAAATATGTCATGGATATTAAACGACCTAAATGGGAAAG AATATCGTGGTTTATTTTAATAATGTTATCATTCGTGGCTATTGCTGTTACAATCTTCGTAGTTTGGATGAAATTTCAAACAGAACCAACCATAACGGGATTGGATTTAGAGACAGATATCAAAATAAATTTTCCCAAAATATTCATCTGCTTCGATTGGCATCAACTAAACTATACGCACATACAGCAG AATGAGAGACACGTGTACGAACAAGTATACAATTGGACCTGGGAAGACTACATTGATGAATACGAACCAGTTTATGAAAAAAAAGTTTTTCTCAATGTCTTTCGTAGGATGGCTCCTAAATGTGGTAATGTGATCTTCAACTGTAAATACAA AGGAGTTAAGCAATCATGCTATAGTTTGTTTAGCCACATTGTTGTTGCTGTGGGTGTATGTTGCAAATTAAATACTGTGGAGCCTCTCGCATATTCGGATGCAAACAGGGatcttgaatttgaaacaacAAGTTCATACTATCCTTGGAG GCTTTACTTCCAAGCAAATACTGACATAAGCCCAAAACGAGAAGAAAGGCCATTAGTAAAAGCTTATTTTCCAATCACTCTTGAGTTTCATATTGATCTAACGTTTACTACACCTGACATTCGTTATCTAACTCTTCGACAACGTAACTGTACTTACAAACAAAAAGGTGATAGTTTAGACAATTGTATGATGTATCATGTCAAAGATCAGTTGTTGTCCCGTTGTAATTGCGTGCCATGGTTCTTAGCATTCATGGAGGAGAGAAGGATATGCCCGCTTTCAAAGTACCACTGTTTAAGCAATTTTACTGTAAACCCGAACGACATGAATTGCTGGCTACTTTGCGACCATACGTCGTATGGTGTGGATGCAATCTTAAAATCGAGTACGAATACTAATCGAATTGTGTTAAAATTCTGGCCACGCACTTTCATGAAAGTAGAAATGCGATTCGGTTATTTGGATTTGTTAGTATCATTTGGCGGCATTGCGAGTCTATTTCTGGGATATTCTTTGTTGGCATCTGTTGAAATAGGATATTACGCTACTCTGAGAAGTTATTGTGGGGCTGTGATTCATATTTCTCGgcaacaatataatattacaactaTTCACGTGACACAGAAAGTACCAAACAAATTAATACTTCGGCAACAATATCATGACTATATCGAATAG